Below is a genomic region from Scomber scombrus chromosome 3, fScoSco1.1, whole genome shotgun sequence.
GCAACATCCGCAATCCTGTTCAAGGTGCTAACAACAAGCCTCACTCTGCCAGAGACTCCAGCGTTGGGGCTGGGAGGGACCGGCTGGGAACACAGGGGGAGGTTTTGGACTACAGGACAGGAGGGTTTAGGAAAAGGAGTGGCTCAGAACAGAGAAAAAGTGCGGCAGAAAGACAAGATGCATCGGAGAGGCGGCGGAGCGGCTCTGAGtgtagaagaggaggaagtgaaCGGAGGAGAGCGGCTGAGATAAAGGAACGGGAGATAAAACCAGATGCTGTGACGGCAATTATGGACAATTTACCAGCGTCCAAATATTCTCCTGTAAACAGACCAAACAGGCCGAAACAGGTCGACTTTGATACAACAACTTGAGTACTGTTAGTGTCTAAGCCACAGCcacaaactaaatatttcattatgaatgtatctttttttccataGACAAACGGGTCATAGATGTAGCAGGTATTTTTCACGTATTTTCCACTATTGGATGATTGTTTTATTCTCATCTTATTACTGTCATATTATCATGTTTAATCAAATGCTGTGATTGCAGACAAATAAGCTAATGTTACGGGCAGAAAATGTTAGTGAGCATGCAgatatgtatataaaaattttttttttgtcattttagttGACCCAGTAAGCCTTTGTCAGCacagtatattgtgtatatatttgtatggAGGACTTTTCAGCACTCCACCAGTTTTACAAGTGATGTGAGTAAAGAAGTCAGTTCTGTTTTGGTCTGTCAATAAATTAACTTTGTAACAAAAGTTATTAAAAGTTATCAAACTATTCATGATTGACAAGCGTAATTCTGCTAAGTTGTGCTTTAGAAGTGTGACCaacaattataacattttatttatctgagtCACTGCTACCACtactccctctcttcattcactctcttactctcttgctttctctctctctcctgcccGCTCACTGTTGCTCTCCTTTGCTGAGCTGGGGGGAGTGTAGGGGCCCactttgaatgttgtgtttacaaacagctaccgacaaatcctgcatagtgtGCCTTTAAAACCTATGCAGGGTACAACATCCTAGCCTTAGACTCTTGATTTGCACGTAGCGAAGAgaagttggggggaaaaaaactggacAGGTACAAAGACCTGAAGTCTAACTGAATAATAAGCAACTAACTGAAGGTTAAGGTAAAAAGATTAGTTTCAAGTTGAGATTCAAACAACTCAACAGAATCAGACAATCTGTTGTCAGAAGGATTATTCCACACATAGTAGGAAAGCCCAGTAGGAAAAGGACAGACAGCAGCTCTGCACTCTTGAGAGCGGAGAGCAAGGGATAGACTGTTGGGTTGAAGGAGATCAGAAGGATTTTGTACATCATCTGTAACATCTTAAAGTCTGATCTAACGTGGATAGGAAGCCAACAAAGGGAGTCTAGAATTTGTTCtcacatgtaaaaaatatattttcaaaaactGCATATGCATATGTaaattttacacatgaaatgtactttaaatgtgatacatttcacattttgttgtaaGGGAAATCTGAAAGGTGGATGTGACCTtatctactgtatatttctGTGTACTGTAACAAATAAACAGACTTTCGGTTACACAGCACAGACAAAGAGTGAAAGTTTCTAGCTCATTAATGCAGTTGTGAAAATCTCACAGAGCTTTGTGTGCACACCACAAACTATGTTTGTAGACCATCAGTGTGGCAGAAGAATGAAGCAGCTAAACTACAGACTTGATAGTCCACTATTGCTATTTTTGTTGCTATCAAAGAACTATCCTAGTCTTACTGTATCTTCCCATGTAATGTTATTACGTTATGATTGAATGGTAAATTTCAACAACATATATCCAGTCTGTGGGTGTGTTTACTTCAATTAACGGAAAACAACAAACGGACTGTATTTCACGCCTCTCCATCCCGGTCCATTCTGTTTCCTGTCGATGTTTCAGCCCGGACTTATTTTTGTAGCGTGACAACCAAAATGGACGCTGAATCGCAGCGTGTTTTGGACTACTTGTCAGAAGTAGAGGAGGCAGCTGAGGATGTCCTCACCGCTAAACAGCAGGTACCTGTTTGCTCAGCCGGTAACCACACTGTGATGTTAATAACGAGCAGAAGGAGGATATAAATAACTTAACGTAGGTGAAATTGTAAATGTTAGCAACAaagctaatttttttttttttttgcagctaaGCTAACAGACTAAATGTACTCCGGGCTCAGTgacatatttactgtttttgttcactcttaatattttgttttcttgatgAATAATCTCAACTACACCGTGGAAGGGTGTGTTATTCATATCTTACCATCATTGTTGCAGAAAGCAAAAACGTTACATATTATATCCAGTATTAGAAGAAGTAACGTTAGCCTAGCAAAAGTAGCAACACGGCAGCATGAGAACCTTACAAGGAAAAGTCCTTTATTAACAATATCATTTAAGTGTATGTATacgtatatgtatatgtataggTATTAGCTGCTAACTTCAGTAGCTCACCATATAAAATGTCTCCACTTagttttatatgtattatactgtatacagtagtGATGGGGAATTGTTGGGAAACTATTGTTGTCGCACTCAAATAGTCCGAATAGGCGTGGTTTTACTGCtttctttattattcttttgttCAGTAAAATCTATATTGATAAAAcggattacatttaaaatatgtaactCCAGAATTAAAGTGCTCTTACATGTATGTGTTagtgataaaaacaaatgaaatcacaCTCTAATAGAAGGCAGTCTGCACAGTACTTTAGGTTTTtgatactttaaatacatttagctGTACTCTTACTCATAATGGAGTATGTTTACTATTTCTGACATTGTGTCAAAGTCCAGTTTGAAAACCTTTAGTACTTCAGTTTAAAATTGAGCTCATATTGTTTACTTTCCTAAAGCTGTGTTTCATCGAACAACCACAAATCAGCTGACATGTAGACAACCTGGCCCAGTTAAACATGCAGTTATATGTGTGTTAAATGGAGACATGATAACATTCTACATCAGTTACAGCAAAAATGTGAGTTGTTTGAATGAATAATAAAGTCTTTGTATTGTGAGGTATGAAAGCACAGTTATTCCCCAGTGTGTTGATTGGTGTATTTCTCTATGCAAGGTTGATTTCTGGTTTAAAATTCAGTTAGGAGGCTTATCAGAGGGATGTGGTAAGAGTGGCCACCAGGCCTGAAGAATTATTTGCAGGAGGCAAAATGTGGGTCAAAAtaccattttaaaattaaatgttgtgCTGCACAGATATCCAGGCCTACATATAATATTCTACAAACTTAGAACAAACCTCTTTGTTTGGTACACATCCCTGCAAAAAATCCCAccataatgtttttaatgtttttcaatgaaactgatgtaaaaatgataattcCATTTAATATCGCAAGTTTTATCACAGTCGCAACATCAGTGAAAGTAATTCCAATGACATATTTCTTCAAAATCAATCAGTCCATTGTACATAGTGATGGACAACGGTACCAGATATTTAAAATGGTATAAGACACTTAAGGTCCACAGTGTTACATAGATTTGATTGAAAACTAATGTCCTCTGATATTTGTTGGCATTTCAGATTGTGGACCTGGACTCAAAGAGAAACAGGAACAGAGAGGCACTGAACGCACTGAAAAATGAACTGTCAGATTCAGGTGAGTGAGGGATCATAACGGGATGCTGGGTAATATTTCAGAGTTATGAGAACTCTTATTACGGTGATTTAATAGTGGAAACAACAGTGTAGTATCATGATGTGAGTCAGGTGTGGAGTTCTAGATTGATTGTAGATGTCGCTGTGTGTGATATGATACCGAAAGGAAAACTGTCACACAACTGTCAGTAGTTgggttgcattgtgggtaatgtagttgCCAAGTTTTTAATATGGAAGAGGTGTAAGACGATGTCTCTGGTTCTGCCgcattgattttgatccttATTTTTTATCATGTGTTTGGAGTGCGATGCTGACTCAGTGGAGAACTGTTTTAACAGTGCTGTTTTAACATTTGCAGAGAAAGTGAAGGTTTGCTTTGGAAACATGTTCATCAAATTTCTCAAATCTAAGACGAGAGAGATGATCCAGAGAGGTAAAAATTGCCACATTCATCTAAATACTGTTTATTTGATAGATTTCCAGTACAGTATACGTGGCTGAATGTGAGATTATTCTAAACTCTATTGATGTTTGTGTCTCATCTCTAGACCAGGAACAGCTGGACAAGGAGATCAATGACCTTCGCAAGGGACTGAAAGCTAAAGTCAATCGTCTCAATGAGATGCAAGGTATGAGGAACATTGTGACTGCAGCCGTAGAACTCAGCTGGTCAAGTGCAACatgctactttaaaaaaatcatttgacGTTGTGGGAAATAGGCTTCTTACCTACCACATACTGCTTTCATTCTAAAACTTAGATGATAAAATCAATACTGTCAGTCACTGTCCTCTGTTTCCATTCCTCTTTATTTTCATCACAATTATGTATTCAGGCCATTTCGAGACAAGAATGTCTGAAAGTGTAAAGTCTGTCATGCTGTCACTTTATATTAGTCTGTGTAAAGATGTGGGCTGACAGAATGTGGGTGGACTCTGAACTTCTGGACCGATACATCGACTCAGGGACTTTCAGGAGGCAACCCTCATTAATACCACTCTCAGTCTCAGGTCTGCATGTTGACCTAGGGGTCAGGAAGCAGATATCTTAGCATGAAGACAGGAACCAGGGAGACACACAGCTCAACTGGTTCTGTCCAAcgtcagaaacacacatactaACATCTCTTAAGCTGTCAAT
It encodes:
- the pdrg1 gene encoding p53 and DNA damage-regulated protein 1, whose protein sequence is MDAESQRVLDYLSEVEEAAEDVLTAKQQIVDLDSKRNRNREALNALKNELSDSEKVKVCFGNMFIKFLKSKTREMIQRDQEQLDKEINDLRKGLKAKVNRLNEMQGKPELRGYSLSPLSTNEVKAINSLLKR